The Labeo rohita strain BAU-BD-2019 chromosome 19, IGBB_LRoh.1.0, whole genome shotgun sequence genome window below encodes:
- the LOC127181581 gene encoding zinc transporter ZIP4 isoform X2, producing MQGTSEFLGLHAHEEGHNHEEENLDFIYKLLVVIGGIYVFYLMETIFAIITRHGHDHAGESDLHHCDHSKVLQMFQSRRAQQNNNSTSQDELVDDQNNEKSFQEHTPFSSTREKRLLPYMITIGDGIHNFADGLAIGAAFSASWRSGLATSLAVLCHELPHELGDFAILLHCGLSVRNALLLNVGSALTSFIGLYIALSVSTQTVAQEWISAITAGFFLYIGLADMLPTMIHVDSKRPWLIFLLQNLGLLTGWGILLLLSLYEDQIGV from the exons TTCTTAGGTCTTCATGCACATGAAGAAGGACACAATCATGAGGAGGAGAACCTTGATTTCATTTACAAACTTCTGGTGGTCATTGGCGGCATCTATGTCTTCTATCTAATGGAAACCATCTTCGCCATCATCACTCGACATGGTCATGATCATGCTGGA GAGTCTGACCTTCATCACTGTGACCACAGCAAAGTTCTGCAGATGTTCCAGAGCAGGAGAGCACAGCAAAACAACAACTCTACATCACAGGATGAGTTG GTGGATGATCAGAACAATGAGAAGTCCTTCCAGGAGCACACACCATTTAGCAGCACACGAG AGAAGCGTCTGCTGCCGTATATGATCACAATTGGAGACGGGATTCATAACTTTGCAGACGGTCTGGCCATAGGCGCTGCATTCTCTGCATCGTGGCGTTCAGGACTGGCGACATCGCTGGCCGTTTTGTGTCACGAGCTACCGCATGAGTTAG GTGATTTTGCGATCCTGTTGCATTGCGGTCTGTCGGTGAGGAATGCTCTGCTGCTGAATGTGGGCAGCGCTCTCACCTCCTTCATCGGGCTGTACATCGCACTGTCCGTCTCCACTCAAACCGTCGCCCAGGAGTGGATTTCTGCCATCACCGCTGGCTTCTTCCTGTACATCGGCCTTGCAGACATG CTTCCAACTATGATTCACGTGGACAGTAAGAGGCCCTGGCTGATTTTCCTGCTGCAGAATCTGGGTCTGTTGACTGGATGGGGGATTTTATTACTGCTGTCTTTATATGAAGATCAGATAGGCGTCTAA